The sequence TAAAGCAACCAGCAGAAGCAAAGCCAAGCAAAACCGTTTCTTTGCGCGCCGATCTCGGCAGTTTAGTAAAAAACCGTATTTTTATCGGTAATGTGCTGATCTTCTCTGTCACGTCAGCGGTGTTTTTTGCTTATTTAACTGGTATGCCAGAAATCATGGCGCAACTGGGGTATTCGGCAAAAGATATTGGCATGAGTTTTATCCCACAAACTATCGCCTTTATGGTGGGTGGATACGTGGGTAAAAAGAGTGTGGAACGTTATGGTGATGGGAAAGTGCTTTCCATTATTTTGACGCTATTTACCTTTGCGGTAGTGACAGTATTTATTGCCAGTCAAAGCACTTTAACTTCAATATGGCCAGTTCTAGTGCCGTTTTGTTTTGTGGCTATTGCCAACGGCGCACTTTATCCAATCGTCGTGAATCGTGCCCTATCCAGTGCTCAACATAGCCCAGCAACTGCTGCCGGGCTGCAAAACAGCATTCAAATTTGTATCAGCAGTATTGCCAGTATGCTGGTGGCACTGTTTGCTCAACAAGCACTGATTGCGACAGGTTGGACTATGCTGATTTGCTTACTTGGTCTTGCTGGTGGCTTATGGCTAGCTAGAAATAAAGGCGCTGTGGTTGATAGAGCAAAAGAGATTGAAGTGACGGCTTAGCCGTATTAAAAGGTCATATTAAAAATGAAAAGGGAGCGATATTCGCTCCCTTTTGCTTGAGATCTTATCGTCCTAAAGTAAGGTTTTACCTTTTAGAACACAGTAAGTAAAAAGCTCTATAAGCTCGTTAATCCCCACTTCTTAGCTGTTTTATCAAAGAAGCCTTGAGTGGTTTTTAGCTCAACCCAATGATTCACATAGTTGATCCATACTTGGTCTTTTTGCGGCAGTAACATGGAGATTGGCGTTGGATTTTTCGGCTCTTTAACGGGCACTATCGCAAGTTGTTTAAACTTCTCCACCAGCGTTGCCGCTTCTACGTTTGAGGTTACCGATACGTTCGCTCTG is a genomic window of Vibrio neonatus containing:
- the punC gene encoding purine nucleoside transporter PunC, giving the protein MSISKLQLGYLALLSMLGFIATDMYLPAFQTLQADFSTGPEPIALSLSIFLVGLATGQLAWGILSDRFGLKRSLALGLAIFTLASVGIALSSNISQLLAFRFIQAIGVCAPTVIWQAIVIQRYHAEQRQRIFASIMPLVALSPALAPQLGVLLNTTLGWESIFATLAVIGAMLFFVTVKQPAEAKPSKTVSLRADLGSLVKNRIFIGNVLIFSVTSAVFFAYLTGMPEIMAQLGYSAKDIGMSFIPQTIAFMVGGYVGKKSVERYGDGKVLSIILTLFTFAVVTVFIASQSTLTSIWPVLVPFCFVAIANGALYPIVVNRALSSAQHSPATAAGLQNSIQICISSIASMLVALFAQQALIATGWTMLICLLGLAGGLWLARNKGAVVDRAKEIEVTA